One region of Paenibacillus polymyxa M1 genomic DNA includes:
- a CDS encoding metal ABC transporter ATP-binding protein has translation MLLASLEQVTFGYGDVPNLVDANVEIFSGEFVAITGPNGASKSTMLKLLLGLLQPWKGKVFMSDRTGEGKKLVVGFVSQQIAAFNGGFPSTILEFVRSGRYTHGSWLRRMRAEDHDLTEQALRQVGMWDLRHRKIGELSGGQKQRICVARALAQESDLLILDEPTTGMDQESRHHFYDLMNQQVKEYGRTVVMVTHGLSEVQHYLDRIIELERKEDGGWKCCTTTSCSGHFVPVG, from the coding sequence ATGTTATTGGCCTCATTGGAACAGGTCACATTTGGCTACGGAGATGTTCCTAACTTGGTGGATGCCAATGTTGAAATTTTTTCCGGAGAATTTGTGGCTATTACCGGACCGAATGGTGCTTCTAAATCGACGATGCTCAAATTGCTGCTCGGTTTACTTCAGCCTTGGAAGGGCAAAGTGTTTATGTCCGACCGTACAGGTGAAGGCAAAAAGCTCGTTGTCGGATTTGTATCACAACAAATTGCTGCCTTCAATGGAGGGTTTCCAAGTACCATTCTGGAATTTGTCCGTTCGGGTAGATACACTCATGGTTCTTGGCTGCGCCGGATGCGGGCTGAGGATCATGATCTGACAGAACAGGCGCTTCGTCAGGTAGGGATGTGGGATTTACGGCATCGCAAAATCGGCGAATTGTCTGGTGGACAGAAGCAGCGTATTTGTGTGGCAAGGGCACTTGCTCAGGAATCGGATTTGCTCATTTTGGATGAGCCTACGACCGGAATGGATCAGGAAAGCCGACATCACTTCTACGATCTGATGAATCAACAGGTTAAGGAATATGGAAGAACCGTAGTCATGGTTACACATGGACTATCGGAAGTGCAACATTATCTGGATCGTATTATTGAGCTTGAAAGGAAGGAAGATGGCGGATGGAAATGCTGCACTACGACTTCATGCAGCGGGCATTTTGTGCCGGTGGGGTAA
- a CDS encoding metal ABC transporter permease — protein sequence MEMLHYDFMQRAFCAGGVIALLASVLGVYLMLRRQALMADMLSHVSLAGVAAGAYLGINPTITGFIVAVIGAIIVEYVRRSYKTYSEISVAIIMVGGLSTAVILMNLNQSINKGFSAYLFGSVVAVNQTELMLMIVVAVIGGIFFFVFRRPLYQITFDEETAKTNGLPVKSISFAFSILTGMIVAAAMPIVGVLLVSSLIVLPAALAIRIAPSFAAAIWISMITALIGVFMGLTASYELSTPPGGTIAMVLLLFLIVGASIQKLVRKLGKQQASRRKNTAGQ from the coding sequence ATGGAAATGCTGCACTACGACTTCATGCAGCGGGCATTTTGTGCCGGTGGGGTAATTGCACTGCTGGCCTCGGTGCTTGGAGTTTACCTGATGCTACGGCGCCAGGCTCTCATGGCGGACATGCTATCGCATGTATCGCTGGCAGGGGTGGCAGCAGGTGCCTATTTAGGGATTAACCCGACGATAACTGGATTTATTGTTGCCGTGATCGGCGCGATTATTGTTGAATACGTCCGCAGGTCTTATAAAACATATAGTGAGATTTCTGTGGCTATTATTATGGTAGGCGGCCTCTCGACGGCTGTTATTTTAATGAATCTGAATCAGAGCATCAACAAAGGCTTTTCCGCTTATTTGTTTGGTTCGGTAGTAGCCGTCAATCAGACAGAGCTGATGTTAATGATTGTTGTGGCTGTCATCGGTGGTATTTTCTTTTTTGTATTCAGGCGCCCTTTGTATCAGATTACCTTTGATGAAGAAACGGCAAAGACCAATGGTCTTCCTGTCAAGTCTATCTCGTTTGCGTTTAGTATTTTAACAGGGATGATTGTAGCTGCAGCCATGCCGATTGTCGGTGTGCTGCTCGTCTCCTCATTAATCGTACTGCCTGCTGCCCTGGCGATTCGAATTGCACCGAGCTTTGCGGCAGCTATCTGGATATCCATGATCACCGCATTGATCGGCGTATTTATGGGATTAACCGCATCATATGAACTCAGTACACCCCCAGGGGGGACGATTGCTATGGTGCTATTATTATTCCTGATCGTAGGAGCTAGTATTCAAAAGCTGGTCCGTAAGCTTGGCAAGCAACAGGCTTCCCGACGTAAGAATACGGCAGGTCAGTGA
- a CDS encoding metal ABC transporter substrate-binding protein — protein sequence MNTWFKKSFVLSTGLALILAGCGAKSDNAATNASQTEPNTAQTADSGKKLNVVTTFYPMYEFTKQVAGDHANVTALIPAGAEPHDWEPSAKDMAQVKDADVFVYNGIVEGWAEQALSSASNDKRVVVEASKGLNLMEGSAEEEEGEEAHAEEGHDHDHVLDPHVWLDPVLAQKEVEAIEAGLVKADPANKADYEKNADAYIAKLKELDNEFKTGLKDVKRKDFITQHAAFSYLAKQYGLTQVPIAGLSPEQEPTPDKLAGIIKFAKENNVKTIFFETLVDPKVAETVATEIGSKTDVLNPLEGLTDEDKQKNLDYLGVMKNNLEALKKALNE from the coding sequence ATGAATACATGGTTCAAAAAATCATTTGTATTGTCCACGGGGCTAGCACTTATTTTGGCCGGTTGCGGAGCTAAATCTGATAATGCAGCCACGAATGCATCCCAAACCGAACCTAATACGGCACAAACAGCGGACAGTGGTAAAAAACTGAATGTGGTCACCACTTTTTACCCAATGTATGAATTTACCAAGCAAGTTGCCGGAGATCATGCTAACGTAACTGCGTTGATTCCTGCCGGTGCTGAGCCGCATGACTGGGAGCCAAGCGCCAAGGATATGGCACAGGTTAAGGATGCTGATGTATTTGTTTATAACGGGATCGTCGAAGGTTGGGCAGAACAGGCTTTGAGCAGCGCATCGAATGATAAGCGTGTAGTAGTGGAAGCAAGCAAAGGGTTGAACTTGATGGAAGGATCTGCTGAAGAGGAAGAAGGAGAAGAAGCACACGCAGAGGAAGGCCATGATCACGATCATGTGCTGGACCCTCATGTATGGCTTGATCCGGTCTTAGCTCAAAAAGAAGTAGAAGCTATAGAAGCAGGGCTTGTAAAAGCCGATCCTGCAAACAAAGCAGACTATGAGAAAAACGCTGATGCTTATATCGCTAAGCTGAAAGAACTGGATAACGAGTTCAAAACGGGTCTGAAAGATGTAAAACGTAAAGACTTTATTACGCAGCATGCTGCTTTTAGCTATTTGGCGAAGCAATATGGTCTGACCCAAGTACCCATTGCTGGTTTATCTCCAGAGCAAGAGCCTACACCGGACAAATTGGCAGGTATTATCAAGTTTGCTAAAGAAAATAATGTAAAGACAATTTTCTTTGAAACATTGGTTGATCCGAAGGTTGCCGAGACCGTAGCTACGGAAATTGGTTCGAAAACGGATGTGCTGAATCCGCTTGAAGGGTTGACAGATGAAGACAAGCAGAAGAATCTAGATTACCTGGGTGTAATGAAAAACAACCTGGAGGCTTTGAAAAAAGCTCTGAATGAATAA
- a CDS encoding ATP-binding cassette domain-containing protein: MSDNCIRVLGARERNLKNIDVVISKKEITVFTGVSGSGKSSLVFDTIAAESQRQLNETYTSFIRHRMPHYGKPDVDTIENLSVAFIINQKRLGGNARSTVGTVTDIYSLLRLLFSRNGTPFVGYSDVFSFNNLAGMCSQCQGLGKVETIDIERLLDKNKSLNEGAVCFPTFEPGGWRLTRYIHSGFFDNDKKIKDYSEAELEMLLYADGIKVKNPSPEWHKTSLYEGLIPRIERSFLKKEEGEKTRYSKQIERFVTKQTCSHCNGTRLSDKVLSCKVNGKNIAECAEMQVSELLEFIETIHTPVSVTIVSELANRLQQMVSIGLGYLSLNRETSTLSGGESQRIKMVCQLGSSLTDLTYIFDEPSIGLHPHDISKINDLMKLLRDKGNTVLIVEHDPDLIKIADHIIDMGPSAGIYGGEIVYQGDLQGLKESGTLTGKYLSHQPEYKLNTRTPKGWLSIENATLHNLKNISVQIPKGVMTVVTGVAGSGKSTLINQVLPQFYPKTVFIDQKGIQASKRSNIATFMGIFDRIRKLFAKKNGVSASLFSFNSQGACPVCKGLGVTYTDLAFMDTIVTVCEECQGDRFTDEVLQYKLRGKNISEVLKLTVAEALEFFQEKEISRVLNMLSDVGITYIPLGQPLNTLSGGELQRIKLASELENDGQIYVLDEPSTGLHMADIKQLIGVMNRLVEQNSTLIVIEHNLDIICQADWIIDLGPFAGQNGGEIIFTGLPEDLVKCRHSLTGSYLKEYIGRT, translated from the coding sequence ATGAGTGACAATTGTATACGGGTATTAGGAGCGAGGGAACGAAATCTAAAAAATATAGATGTGGTGATCTCCAAAAAAGAAATTACGGTTTTTACGGGTGTATCTGGCTCAGGGAAATCATCTTTGGTATTCGATACAATAGCGGCAGAATCACAACGGCAATTAAATGAAACCTATACAAGTTTTATTCGTCACCGTATGCCGCATTATGGAAAACCAGATGTGGATACCATTGAAAATTTATCAGTCGCTTTTATTATCAATCAAAAACGGTTGGGTGGTAACGCAAGGTCAACAGTAGGGACCGTTACAGATATTTATTCTCTATTACGACTGTTATTTTCACGAAACGGAACTCCGTTTGTGGGGTACTCTGATGTGTTCTCATTCAATAATCTGGCGGGTATGTGCAGCCAATGTCAAGGTTTGGGAAAGGTTGAAACAATTGATATCGAACGACTGTTAGATAAAAACAAATCCTTAAACGAGGGCGCAGTCTGTTTTCCCACCTTTGAACCTGGGGGTTGGCGATTAACACGCTATATTCATTCAGGTTTTTTTGATAATGACAAAAAAATTAAGGATTATTCCGAAGCTGAGTTGGAAATGCTTCTCTACGCTGATGGTATAAAAGTGAAAAATCCCTCACCTGAATGGCATAAAACCTCGTTGTATGAGGGGCTGATTCCGCGCATTGAGCGGAGTTTTCTAAAAAAAGAAGAAGGAGAAAAGACGAGATATAGTAAACAAATTGAGCGTTTTGTTACCAAACAGACTTGTTCACACTGCAACGGGACACGCCTGAGTGACAAGGTCCTGTCTTGTAAAGTGAATGGGAAAAATATCGCTGAATGTGCTGAAATGCAGGTGAGTGAACTTTTAGAGTTTATTGAGACCATTCATACTCCGGTGTCCGTCACAATCGTTTCTGAGTTAGCCAATCGGCTGCAGCAGATGGTATCGATTGGATTAGGCTATTTAAGTCTAAATAGAGAAACATCTACTCTTTCAGGTGGGGAGTCGCAAAGAATTAAAATGGTCTGTCAACTGGGAAGTAGCCTGACTGACCTTACTTATATTTTCGACGAACCAAGCATAGGTCTACATCCCCATGACATAAGCAAAATAAATGACCTTATGAAACTTTTGCGAGACAAAGGCAACACCGTGCTTATTGTGGAACATGACCCCGATCTGATAAAGATTGCAGATCATATAATCGACATGGGACCGAGTGCAGGAATTTATGGCGGTGAAATTGTATATCAGGGAGACTTACAGGGATTAAAGGAATCGGGTACACTGACTGGAAAATATTTATCACACCAGCCTGAGTATAAACTCAATACACGCACCCCAAAAGGCTGGCTTTCCATCGAAAATGCAACGTTACATAATCTGAAAAATATTTCGGTTCAAATACCCAAAGGAGTAATGACCGTTGTAACTGGTGTCGCTGGTTCAGGAAAAAGTACGCTTATCAATCAAGTATTACCTCAATTTTATCCCAAAACTGTATTCATTGATCAAAAAGGGATACAAGCGTCAAAGCGTTCAAATATAGCCACCTTTATGGGGATCTTTGATAGGATCAGAAAGTTATTTGCAAAAAAGAACGGTGTTAGTGCCTCCCTGTTCAGCTTCAATTCCCAAGGGGCTTGTCCTGTTTGTAAAGGCTTGGGTGTTACATACACAGACTTAGCTTTTATGGATACAATTGTTACCGTGTGCGAGGAATGCCAAGGGGATCGTTTTACCGATGAAGTGCTCCAATACAAGCTAAGAGGCAAAAATATTAGTGAAGTTCTTAAATTGACCGTAGCAGAAGCTTTGGAATTTTTTCAGGAAAAAGAAATTAGCAGGGTATTAAACATGCTTTCAGATGTTGGAATCACTTATATTCCTTTGGGACAACCACTAAACACTTTATCAGGCGGGGAATTACAGAGGATAAAGCTTGCTTCCGAGCTTGAAAATGACGGGCAAATTTATGTTCTGGACGAACCTTCAACTGGCCTGCATATGGCGGATATAAAACAGTTAATTGGTGTAATGAATCGCCTAGTGGAACAAAATTCAACCCTTATTGTAATCGAACATAATTTAGACATTATTTGTCAGGCTGATTGGATTATCGACTTAGGTCCTTTTGCCGGGCAAAATGGTGGTGAAATCATATTTACAGGCTTACCAGAAGATTTAGTTAAATGCAGACATTCACTTACAGGAAGTTACCTGAAGGAATATATCGGGCGCACATAG
- a CDS encoding MarR family winged helix-turn-helix transcriptional regulator, giving the protein MPTKDLEDRYVPFQCMILAYSNRFSVEGVSTAQYYILDTLNKQGPKTTKELAEMKGITQSGISKLTKRLLEKKYINQERQTNDRRSYNIVLTSEGKAFLSRVDDFGNEIMNLIEEALTADEVQSFSMMCKKITSLYAEKL; this is encoded by the coding sequence ATGCCAACAAAAGATTTAGAAGATCGTTATGTCCCTTTTCAATGTATGATTTTAGCATACTCTAACCGGTTCAGCGTAGAAGGTGTATCAACGGCACAATACTATATACTGGATACTTTGAATAAGCAAGGTCCCAAAACCACAAAGGAACTTGCTGAAATGAAAGGTATTACACAGTCGGGGATCTCTAAATTGACAAAACGCCTACTGGAGAAAAAGTATATAAATCAGGAAAGGCAAACCAATGACCGCCGCTCTTATAACATTGTACTTACCAGTGAGGGAAAAGCGTTTCTTAGCCGTGTTGACGATTTCGGGAATGAAATCATGAATTTAATTGAAGAAGCATTAACAGCAGATGAAGTACAGTCCTTTTCAATGATGTGCAAGAAAATTACGAGCTTATACGCTGAGAAGCTGTAG
- a CDS encoding response regulator, with amino-acid sequence MATVIIVDDSLFMRSVLKDILLDLGHSVIAEAENGYDAVLKYAHFRPDLITMDINMPKMDGLEAVKKIVELDPKANILMCSALGQQEAIIQAFKAGAKDFIVKPFEMERVVNAVTKMLDN; translated from the coding sequence TTGGCAACAGTTATAATAGTAGATGATTCTTTATTTATGCGTTCTGTGCTTAAGGATATTCTGTTGGATTTAGGTCACTCTGTTATTGCAGAAGCGGAAAATGGGTATGATGCAGTTTTGAAATATGCACACTTTCGACCAGATTTAATCACCATGGATATTAATATGCCTAAAATGGATGGGCTTGAGGCTGTTAAAAAGATTGTAGAGCTTGATCCTAAAGCCAACATCTTAATGTGTTCTGCTTTGGGTCAGCAGGAAGCCATTATACAAGCATTTAAGGCAGGAGCAAAAGATTTTATTGTTAAGCCATTTGAGATGGAAAGGGTCGTGAATGCAGTCACAAAAATGCTGGATAATTAA
- a CDS encoding YolD-like family protein produces MGKKLEGNGIWESSRMILPEHREAYLRLMKEQGRRGKPTLDDQEIQQIEQAIIVSYNERKPITLRVFNPFDDEELCGLVTVINTSRREVKLSRGEEDFSWIKLEEIIEADI; encoded by the coding sequence ATGGGAAAAAAGCTTGAAGGAAACGGCATATGGGAAAGTTCGCGTATGATTTTGCCTGAGCATCGGGAGGCATATTTAAGACTGATGAAGGAGCAGGGAAGACGCGGCAAGCCAACACTGGACGATCAGGAAATACAGCAGATTGAACAGGCCATTATCGTATCCTATAACGAACGGAAGCCAATTACGCTAAGAGTGTTCAATCCGTTTGATGATGAGGAATTGTGCGGACTGGTGACAGTGATTAACACAAGTCGGCGAGAAGTGAAGCTATCTCGTGGGGAAGAGGATTTTAGCTGGATTAAGTTGGAGGAAATTATCGAGGCGGATATCTAA
- a CDS encoding cupin domain-containing protein: MKISKHSAEHYIWGDQCDGWRLVKNDDLSIIHERMPGNTHEVRHYHHHARQFFFILSGAAVLEVDGERVQLGFQEGCEVPPMVPHQMFNETNEDVEFLVISQPASRGDRVLTEN; the protein is encoded by the coding sequence TTGAAAATAAGTAAACATAGTGCTGAACATTATATATGGGGAGATCAATGTGATGGTTGGCGCTTGGTGAAAAATGATGATTTGAGCATTATTCATGAGCGCATGCCGGGAAATACACATGAAGTCAGACATTATCATCATCATGCGCGCCAATTTTTCTTTATTTTATCAGGTGCAGCGGTACTTGAAGTGGATGGTGAACGAGTACAATTAGGATTTCAGGAAGGGTGTGAGGTTCCTCCTATGGTGCCTCATCAAATGTTTAATGAAACGAATGAGGATGTTGAATTTTTAGTTATCTCTCAGCCTGCCAGCAGAGGCGACCGGGTTCTGACCGAAAACTAA
- a CDS encoding aminoglycoside 6-adenylyltransferase: protein MRSEQEMLHTILQFAQEDERVRAVIMNGSRANPHAPRDIFQDYDIVFLVSSMDSFIQERGWIHHFGELIIMQTPDEHAEPTVTSRDRFAFLMLFTDGNRIDLTLCPVANIDNWPRDSLSVLLLDKDGLVKPFPPPNLQDYKTVPPTAQTYADSCNEFWWVSTYVAKGLWRHELPYAKFMLDRPVRDALHLMLEWHMGIQSDFTADPGKQGKYLEKHLEPDHWTAYIQTFADADYEHMWQSLFIMGNLFREVAQKVANHYGYKYPIQDDQRVTNYLYHIKALPTDATDIY from the coding sequence GTGAGAAGTGAACAAGAGATGCTGCATACCATTCTCCAATTTGCTCAAGAGGACGAACGGGTACGTGCTGTGATTATGAATGGTTCACGCGCCAATCCACATGCTCCACGAGATATTTTTCAGGATTATGACATCGTCTTTCTCGTATCTTCCATGGACAGCTTTATTCAGGAACGTGGCTGGATTCACCACTTTGGAGAATTGATCATTATGCAGACGCCCGATGAACATGCGGAGCCTACTGTGACGTCCCGTGATCGCTTTGCTTTTCTTATGTTATTTACGGATGGCAATCGTATAGATCTTACCCTCTGCCCTGTGGCTAACATCGACAATTGGCCCCGAGACAGCTTAAGTGTACTGCTCCTGGATAAAGACGGACTGGTGAAGCCTTTTCCACCGCCAAATCTTCAAGATTATAAGACAGTCCCTCCAACCGCCCAAACCTATGCAGATTCCTGCAATGAGTTCTGGTGGGTCAGTACTTATGTGGCTAAAGGACTATGGCGGCATGAGCTTCCCTATGCCAAATTCATGTTAGATCGACCTGTAAGAGATGCACTTCACTTGATGTTGGAATGGCATATGGGTATACAATCCGACTTCACGGCAGATCCAGGGAAGCAGGGAAAATACTTGGAGAAGCACCTTGAGCCTGATCATTGGACGGCCTACATCCAAACGTTTGCGGATGCAGACTATGAACATATGTGGCAGTCTCTTTTTATCATGGGCAATTTATTCAGAGAAGTTGCCCAGAAAGTGGCAAACCATTATGGTTATAAATACCCGATTCAGGACGATCAACGTGTTACTAACTATCTCTATCACATAAAAGCTCTCCCTACAGATGCAACGGACATCTATTAA
- a CDS encoding S-layer homology domain-containing protein: MHFCKSTKRFTYALTAVSLIFSSAISVADAGAAPTAQPKLIQDGTWSKSDTWMDAPENYVGRSSDTVLGYYRSAIQFEMPELTGKVVTKATLRIHISSIGYSYNLNPFLTVYGSTADVWSNGAFPLNPTDQPLNTKTGSDLQVGWVDFDVTHFVQQQTDDIVSFALLANEEGNPGDYSEITYSADDNGVDIPQLILETAALPAVSKMPEVAAVTTEEDIPTSNITITSNPQDSTVVTHYQVMNIIGGKLYHSDGVTELFDGTFITAAEASDGVRFVPMANANNAAGDTFSFDVKAAQSATGDGLSDATRAVVHVTEVNDAPTAQDQTLSSISEDSGERTIPFAELLAHASAGPNENGQHLTISSVSSIAGGAVRLDGTNVIFTPQPDFNGTASFSFTVTDDGTSDGVSVPQSVVKQAFFGVNSVADVPNVTDALTEEDKQSFDGLILTRNQVDGTDVSYFRISNIIGGTLYKNDGVMEIRDGQFISVADGEAGLKFTPNLYANSPSGDHFSFDVQSSLDMAGTGISEPNQARITVSEVNNSPIAVNDTLPSLSANAGAQSIAVDELLANDTAGPVNESLQHLSIASVENAQGGTVVLDGSVVLFTPNLDYQGPASFDYTVIDNGTTNGALDVKNSTATASFSINSVPTPDPVPTPDPVPTPDPVPTPDPVPTPDPVPTPDPVPTPDPVPTPDPVPTPDPVPTPDPVPTPDPVPTPDPVQTDDNYTELRASIKNRKMLVGGTERATASVVKSDSSEIDVSEKATWTSSNTNVATVNQGEIRALSEGNTVISATYSGYSFNVPITVTAVTAPAPNNAGSDSSSSSGSGSGHRNSDHSSDDSSSNTATSAVSSSSVTVSKEPVAVPEELVTEPTVPVQDIFNSNVVVADNKVLQNIKSKAESALNSSTNVKPSDLQGHWAEKTVDTFSKLGIVNGYKDGSFRPDGEITRAEFSTIISRIFDISVGNQPVVLNDIGDHWAQDAITKLTTAGVLNGYEDGTFRPDQTIVRQEMAAILARILDLDRLKKDTSNEKSFTDLSTSFAADTIKQLAQAGVLSGISTSQFGPKYHASRAEALTAIYNALSLNSEIKTVLESLEQ, encoded by the coding sequence ATGCATTTTTGCAAGTCTACTAAACGATTCACATATGCATTGACAGCAGTATCACTAATCTTCTCATCGGCCATCTCGGTGGCAGATGCTGGTGCGGCACCAACCGCACAACCCAAATTAATCCAAGACGGAACATGGAGCAAGTCTGACACTTGGATGGATGCTCCAGAAAACTATGTTGGCAGGTCTTCGGACACAGTGTTAGGATATTACCGATCAGCGATTCAGTTTGAAATGCCCGAGCTGACTGGTAAGGTTGTAACGAAGGCAACCTTGCGTATTCATATCTCTTCCATCGGCTATAGCTATAACTTGAATCCTTTTTTGACCGTGTATGGATCGACTGCCGATGTTTGGAGCAACGGAGCTTTTCCACTGAACCCGACGGATCAGCCTTTGAATACGAAAACAGGCTCAGACCTTCAAGTAGGCTGGGTTGATTTTGATGTTACCCATTTTGTACAACAACAGACGGATGATATTGTCTCCTTTGCATTGCTTGCCAATGAAGAAGGGAACCCTGGAGACTATTCGGAAATTACATATTCAGCCGATGACAACGGCGTAGATATTCCCCAGTTGATATTGGAAACAGCAGCCCTGCCCGCTGTATCCAAAATGCCTGAGGTAGCTGCTGTAACTACTGAGGAAGATATCCCAACATCCAATATAACCATTACATCAAACCCGCAAGATTCAACGGTAGTGACACATTATCAAGTTATGAACATTATCGGGGGCAAGCTGTATCATAGTGATGGGGTAACGGAGCTTTTTGATGGAACTTTTATCACGGCAGCAGAAGCCAGCGATGGCGTGAGGTTTGTGCCTATGGCAAACGCCAACAATGCAGCGGGAGATACCTTCTCGTTCGATGTAAAGGCGGCTCAGAGTGCAACGGGGGATGGACTAAGCGATGCTACTAGGGCTGTTGTTCATGTTACGGAAGTAAACGATGCTCCGACAGCTCAAGACCAAACGCTATCCTCCATTTCAGAAGACTCAGGAGAGCGGACCATCCCTTTTGCAGAACTGCTTGCGCATGCGTCTGCTGGTCCGAATGAGAATGGTCAACATCTAACGATATCCTCAGTCAGCAGCATTGCAGGAGGGGCTGTACGTTTGGATGGAACCAATGTGATTTTTACACCTCAGCCGGATTTCAATGGAACCGCTAGCTTCTCTTTTACCGTCACCGATGATGGAACATCGGACGGCGTCTCAGTCCCGCAGTCGGTGGTCAAGCAAGCCTTCTTTGGGGTCAATTCTGTCGCTGATGTCCCTAATGTGACAGATGCTTTGACAGAGGAAGACAAGCAAAGCTTTGACGGACTGATCCTTACTCGTAATCAAGTGGATGGAACTGACGTGTCGTACTTTAGAATCTCAAACATTATTGGTGGAACCCTCTATAAAAACGATGGGGTAATGGAAATCCGAGATGGTCAATTCATTTCTGTAGCGGATGGCGAAGCAGGGCTTAAATTTACGCCAAATCTTTATGCTAACTCTCCATCAGGTGATCATTTCAGTTTCGACGTACAATCATCGCTAGATATGGCTGGAACAGGGATCAGCGAGCCGAACCAAGCCAGAATCACTGTAAGTGAGGTAAACAACAGTCCGATAGCTGTGAATGATACACTGCCATCGTTATCGGCAAATGCAGGAGCACAATCTATCGCTGTTGATGAACTCTTAGCGAACGACACGGCAGGACCTGTGAATGAGAGCTTACAACATCTTAGCATCGCATCGGTAGAAAATGCGCAAGGTGGGACGGTAGTTCTAGACGGATCGGTTGTGTTATTCACTCCGAATTTAGACTACCAGGGCCCGGCAAGTTTTGATTATACTGTGATTGATAACGGCACAACCAACGGAGCATTAGATGTGAAGAACTCGACAGCTACCGCTTCATTCTCTATCAACTCAGTACCAACGCCAGACCCGGTGCCAACGCCAGATCCAGTGCCAACACCAGATCCAGTGCCAACGCCAGATCCAGTGCCAACGCCAGATCCAGTGCCAACGCCAGATCCAGTGCCAACGCCAGATCCAGTGCCAACGCCAGATCCGGTACCAACACCAGATCCAGTGCCAACGCCAGATCCAGTGCCAACGCCAGATCCTGTACCAACACCAGATCCGGTACAAACAGATGACAATTACACAGAATTGCGTGCTTCTATCAAAAATAGAAAAATGCTAGTAGGGGGTACAGAACGGGCTACAGCAAGCGTTGTAAAATCAGATTCGTCAGAGATTGATGTCAGTGAAAAAGCAACTTGGACTTCCAGCAATACGAATGTCGCTACGGTTAATCAGGGAGAGATTAGAGCACTTTCAGAAGGGAACACGGTAATTTCCGCCACATACAGCGGATATAGCTTTAACGTTCCAATTACCGTAACAGCTGTTACTGCTCCCGCACCCAATAATGCTGGCAGTGATTCCAGTAGTTCCAGCGGTAGCGGGTCTGGCCATCGAAACAGTGACCATTCTAGCGATGATTCCAGCAGCAATACGGCAACATCAGCTGTATCATCTTCATCGGTAACTGTATCTAAAGAACCAGTAGCTGTACCTGAAGAACTGGTGACTGAACCAACTGTTCCTGTGCAAGACATATTCAACAGTAACGTAGTGGTTGCAGACAACAAAGTACTGCAGAATATAAAATCTAAAGCAGAATCTGCTTTAAATTCTTCTACTAATGTTAAACCGTCAGACCTACAAGGACATTGGGCAGAAAAGACGGTCGACACGTTTTCAAAGCTGGGTATCGTAAATGGATATAAGGATGGCAGTTTCAGACCTGATGGTGAAATTACCCGTGCAGAGTTTTCTACTATCATCTCTAGAATCTTCGATATTAGTGTTGGAAACCAGCCTGTGGTTTTGAACGATATTGGGGATCACTGGGCGCAGGATGCCATAACAAAACTGACCACAGCAGGAGTATTAAACGGTTATGAGGACGGTACATTTAGACCAGACCAAACGATCGTTCGTCAAGAAATGGCTGCCATTTTGGCGCGGATCTTGGATTTAGACCGATTGAAAAAGGACACCTCGAATGAAAAAAGCTTCACCGACCTGTCCACTTCTTTTGCGGCTGATACGATTAAACAATTAGCACAAGCTGGTGTGCTTTCGGGTATAAGTACGAGTCAGTTTGGACCTAAGTATCATGCGTCACGTGCTGAAGCCTTGACTGCGATTTATAATGCACTTAGTTTGAACAGCGAAATTAAAACCGTATTGGAAAGTTTGGAGCAGTAA